The following are encoded in a window of Ranitomeya variabilis isolate aRanVar5 chromosome 6, aRanVar5.hap1, whole genome shotgun sequence genomic DNA:
- the LOC143783397 gene encoding uncharacterized protein LOC143783397, whose amino-acid sequence MGVNYNLEMKRLVSPGVLLVAVTLLLSSSSVPTGPFHAQCRLEWNFGVSCYSVYTSLVMQIKLWTSMDNCMKEGGERCLYELQSASEHYIVAKHRNLVHNYVDDLTFKLMPYGARQFCHVSAFSVSEPWYIVLDNGINYCNLHNLVEGSGLDSVPGFSESTDDFRCTQYSSANCSVY is encoded by the exons ATGGGAGTAAATTACAACCTAGAAATGAAGAGACTTGTCAGCCCCGGTGTCCTGCTTGTAGCAGTCACACTTCTATTAAGTTCATCTTCAGTTCCTACCGGACCGTTCCATGCACAGTGCAGACTGGAGTG GAATTTTGGAGTCTCTTGTTATAGCGTGTACACATCCTTGGTAATGCAGATTAAATTGTGGACATCAATGGACAATTGTATGAAAGAAGGAGGCGAGAGATGCCTGTATGAG CTTCAGTCGGCTAGTGAGCATTATATTGTGGCTAAACACAGGAACCTGGTGCACAATTATGTAGACGATCTGACTTTTAAGCTGATGCCATATGGTGCCCGGCAATTCTGCCACGTCTCT GCATTCTCAGTATCCGAACCCTGGTATATCGTGTTGGACAACGGGATCAATTATTGCAATCTCCATAATCTTGTGGAGG GATCTGGTTTGGACTCGGTTCCAGGATTTTCGGAATCTACTGATGACTTCAGATGTACCCAGTATTCTTCAGCCAACTGCTCCGTATACTGA
- the LOC143783398 gene encoding uncharacterized protein LOC143783398, translating to MTEIPATATTPVYEHASQPATSSLPNEPRPDPSTQNDDLPLSETSSLASPPPPPPPTPPPPPASTQRKRKRGSSKEDEETAALARAISLIDRQPEEDQFSAYGTTLASRMRTLSPEVQDSCMTYISMAVTCFKKYPHINPTFEEMVCSLNHIWHPPTPTPLAPAAAFNRPLPSAPSAAAGAPTSRVVAQSEEHHPDWSYYSYSQSLYEDQ from the coding sequence atgaccgaaatcccggccacagcaacaactccagtgtatgaacatgcttcacagcctgctaccagctctcttccaaatgagccaaggcctgacccttctacccaaaatgatgatctgcccctctccgagactagttcattggcatcgccgccgccaccaccgccaccaacaccacctccacctccagcctcaacacagaggaagaggaaaagaggctcttcaaaggaggatgaggagacggctgccttggcaagggcaatttctctaattgatcgccaacctgaagaggatcaattctcagcatatggaaccactctagcttccagaatgcgtactctgtcccccgaggtccaggactcctgcatgacgtatatttcaatggcggtgacatgttttaagaagtatccgcatataaatccaacctttgaagaaatggtttgttcactaaaccacatctggcatccaccgacgccgactcctcttgcacctgcagcagcattcaatagacctctgccatctgctccaagtgctgctgcaggtgcaccaacatccagagtagtagcccagtctgaagaacaccatccagactggagctactactcatattcacaaagcctatatgaggaccagtag